A window of the bacterium genome harbors these coding sequences:
- the glmS gene encoding glutamine--fructose-6-phosphate transaminase (isomerizing), which produces MSCGIVAYVGPRKALPVLFDTLKRLEYRGYDSAGVALLTEDGIFLAKQKGKIKDLEERLKNEEIKSGIGIGHTRWATHGRPSDFNAHPHLDCNANIAVVHNGIIENYSELREELKSRGHNFRSETDTEVIPHLLEENFSGDPLKALQKAVSRLQGSYAVAAIFKGIDKVFFARKDSPLIIGLGEGENFLASDIPAVLPYTKKVIVLEDGDTGFISSTDYSIFQGERQIERKIMEVPWDQQAAERGGFEHFMIKEILEQDQSIRDTLRERLREDGDVDLSKELAPLADKLPNLRRIFIVACGTAYYAGMAGKYFIESLLGIPVEIDIASEFRYRAVPVMEGDWLILVSQSGETADTLAALRDMKKKGVPTVGIVNAVGSSIARESDVTLYTRAGPEICVASTKAYTAQVTVFYLLGLYLAKVLRGMDIRPFGKELLTLPQKVAEVLAKREEVEMAAEDLYKERDFFFIGRGMDYGVALEGALKLKEISYLRAEAFAAGELKHGPLALIYDGVPVVAVVTQEALRDKTISNIEEVWARGARVIGVLREGDPLADELSITFTIPNTIDYFTSPLAVIPLQMLAYYISRKLGREIDQPRNLAKSVTVE; this is translated from the coding sequence ATGAGTTGCGGAATAGTCGCTTATGTTGGTCCAAGAAAAGCTCTTCCCGTTCTCTTTGACACTTTGAAGAGGCTTGAATACCGGGGCTATGACTCAGCTGGCGTCGCCCTCCTTACAGAGGATGGGATTTTCCTTGCCAAGCAGAAGGGAAAGATTAAGGACCTGGAAGAAAGGCTAAAGAATGAGGAGATAAAAAGCGGTATAGGCATCGGGCATACCCGCTGGGCTACCCACGGACGCCCAAGCGATTTCAATGCCCACCCCCATCTTGACTGTAATGCGAATATAGCCGTTGTCCACAACGGGATTATAGAGAATTACAGCGAATTGAGGGAAGAACTGAAGAGCAGAGGGCATAACTTCCGTTCCGAGACAGATACCGAGGTAATTCCCCACCTCTTAGAGGAAAACTTCTCTGGAGACCCCCTAAAGGCTTTACAAAAAGCTGTTTCTCGTCTTCAAGGTTCTTACGCCGTTGCGGCTATCTTTAAAGGGATTGATAAGGTTTTCTTTGCTCGCAAGGACAGCCCCTTGATAATCGGCTTAGGTGAAGGGGAAAACTTCCTCGCCTCCGATATCCCAGCGGTCTTGCCCTACACGAAGAAGGTCATCGTCTTGGAGGATGGGGATACTGGGTTCATTTCCTCCACTGACTACTCCATCTTCCAAGGAGAAAGACAGATTGAGAGAAAGATAATGGAGGTGCCCTGGGACCAGCAGGCAGCGGAGAGGGGTGGATTTGAGCACTTTATGATTAAGGAAATCCTTGAGCAAGACCAATCCATAAGGGATACATTGAGGGAGAGATTGCGTGAGGATGGTGATGTTGACCTATCCAAGGAGCTTGCACCCTTAGCCGATAAGCTTCCCAACCTTCGCAGGATTTTCATCGTTGCTTGCGGAACCGCCTATTATGCGGGAATGGCGGGAAAATATTTCATAGAAAGCCTCCTGGGTATCCCTGTGGAGATAGATATAGCCTCAGAGTTCAGGTATAGGGCTGTTCCCGTGATGGAGGGGGATTGGCTGATTTTGGTCAGTCAATCCGGCGAGACCGCTGATACCCTCGCCGCCTTGCGAGATATGAAGAAGAAAGGCGTTCCAACCGTAGGGATTGTCAACGCGGTGGGAAGCTCCATTGCAAGGGAATCGGATGTAACCCTTTATACGAGGGCGGGTCCCGAGATATGCGTTGCCTCAACCAAAGCTTACACAGCGCAGGTGACCGTTTTCTACCTTTTGGGACTCTATCTCGCTAAGGTTTTGCGTGGCATGGACATTCGCCCCTTCGGGAAGGAACTCCTCACTCTTCCCCAAAAAGTTGCTGAAGTGCTTGCGAAAAGAGAGGAAGTAGAAATGGCGGCGGAAGACCTATACAAGGAAAGGGACTTCTTCTTTATCGGCAGAGGAATGGATTACGGAGTGGCTTTGGAAGGAGCTTTGAAGCTCAAGGAGATATCCTATTTGAGGGCAGAGGCATTCGCTGCGGGTGAGCTCAAACATGGACCTCTCGCTCTCATATACGATGGCGTTCCGGTTGTAGCTGTTGTAACTCAGGAAGCCCTGCGGGATAAAACGATTTCCAATATTGAGGAGGTCTGGGCGAGAGGGGCGAGAGTGATTGGAGTGCTCAGGGAAGGCGACCCCCTCGCTGATGAGCTCTCAATCACCTTCACAATTCCCAATACTATAGACTATTTCACCTCCCCTCTTGCTGTGATTCCCCTCCAAATGCTCGCTTATTACATCTCACGCAAGCTGGGGAGGGAAATAGACCAACCAAGAAATCTCGCGAAGAGCGTCACCGTTGAGTGA
- a CDS encoding DEAD/DEAH box helicase, with amino-acid sequence MLKQIIDSLASRFGRRIVHIEHIEGREGEYGEIPSFVKEEIKRKLEIWGIKKLFSHQIKAIEAIYQGKNVVIATGTASGKSLCYIIPTLTYLLEEPNSTFLYLFPTKALAQDQLKKLRELGLSNLCATYDGDTPISQRALIREKMRIILSNPDMLHISILPKHSDWEKFFKNLKLVVVDEVHAYRGVFGSHTANILRRLRRVAEYYGSHPVFVFCSATISNPDKHCKTLSGLEVVAITEDGSPSPAKKFVLWNPPLIGAGERRSPNIEAAEGIIWLLENGLRTIAFTKARKTAELIASYVKKASDVAIMPYRAGYTPEERRKIERMLFEGELQAVVATRALELGIDIGLLDACLLVGYPGSIASTFQMAGRAGRRKEGLVILIAGEDALDQFLIRHPEYLFKTPPEEAICDPQNPYILKDHLSCACFELPLDEESLELFGENAPALIEELMKEGKIRRLGRKWVWSAGGYPPEKVDIRSIREQEFCILDLSKGGKVIGTEDGIRAFKTIHEGAIYLYQGESYLVYEFDLKGRKAYVVPTQADYYTEAISMTEISVLDVLDVSPLKQNPLVTKGFANVEVAETVTGYRMKRLYTDEVIRIVPLDLPTVRFQTQAMFILIPSQIEEQIKRNYDLAGSLHALEHASIGVLPLFAMCDRMDIGGVSTPFHPDTAHPSVFIYDAYPGGVGIAKRGYERAEELLDFTLKLIKECPCEEGCPACVLSPKCGNNNQPMDKRGAIALLSSLFTQR; translated from the coding sequence TTGCTGAAGCAAATCATTGATTCCCTAGCCTCACGCTTTGGAAGGAGGATTGTCCACATTGAGCATATTGAGGGAAGAGAGGGAGAATACGGTGAGATTCCCTCTTTCGTAAAAGAGGAAATAAAAAGGAAATTGGAAATATGGGGAATCAAAAAACTCTTTTCCCATCAAATCAAGGCGATAGAAGCGATCTATCAGGGAAAGAATGTAGTGATAGCGACGGGAACGGCAAGTGGGAAGAGCCTTTGCTATATAATCCCAACTCTAACTTATCTATTAGAGGAACCGAATAGCACTTTCCTCTACCTTTTTCCCACGAAAGCCCTTGCTCAGGACCAGCTTAAGAAATTGAGGGAATTAGGGCTCTCCAATCTGTGCGCTACCTACGATGGGGATACTCCGATATCCCAAAGGGCATTAATAAGGGAGAAGATGAGGATAATCCTTTCAAATCCTGATATGCTCCATATAAGCATCCTTCCAAAACATTCCGATTGGGAGAAATTCTTCAAGAATCTCAAGTTGGTAGTTGTTGATGAGGTTCACGCTTATCGGGGAGTTTTCGGCTCGCACACCGCTAACATCCTCAGGCGTCTCCGGAGAGTGGCGGAATACTATGGCTCCCATCCCGTTTTCGTCTTCTGCTCCGCTACAATCTCCAATCCCGATAAGCATTGCAAAACCCTTTCGGGGTTAGAAGTGGTTGCCATAACGGAGGATGGTTCTCCCTCACCAGCGAAGAAATTCGTTCTATGGAATCCCCCTTTGATAGGTGCGGGTGAAAGGAGGAGCCCAAACATAGAGGCGGCGGAGGGGATAATCTGGCTCTTAGAGAACGGTCTTCGCACGATTGCCTTTACTAAAGCGAGGAAGACGGCTGAGCTGATTGCCAGTTATGTTAAGAAGGCAAGCGATGTGGCGATTATGCCTTATAGAGCGGGATATACTCCTGAGGAAAGAAGGAAAATAGAGAGGATGTTATTTGAAGGGGAGCTTCAAGCTGTGGTGGCTACGAGGGCATTGGAGCTTGGTATTGATATAGGGTTGCTCGATGCTTGCCTACTTGTTGGTTATCCGGGAAGCATAGCCTCTACCTTTCAAATGGCGGGAAGGGCGGGAAGGAGGAAAGAAGGGTTGGTCATCCTCATCGCTGGTGAGGACGCCTTGGACCAGTTTCTCATAAGACATCCGGAGTACCTTTTCAAAACCCCTCCCGAGGAGGCAATTTGCGACCCTCAAAATCCCTATATTCTCAAAGACCATCTCTCCTGTGCTTGTTTTGAGCTCCCTTTGGATGAGGAATCGCTGGAGCTATTCGGGGAGAACGCTCCCGCATTGATTGAGGAACTCATGAAGGAAGGCAAAATCAGGAGATTGGGGAGGAAATGGGTTTGGAGCGCGGGAGGATATCCTCCGGAAAAAGTTGACATTAGGTCAATAAGGGAACAGGAATTTTGTATTTTGGATTTATCCAAGGGTGGGAAGGTGATAGGAACCGAGGATGGAATAAGGGCTTTTAAGACCATACACGAAGGAGCGATTTATCTCTATCAAGGGGAAAGCTATTTAGTTTATGAATTCGACCTAAAGGGGAGAAAAGCCTATGTCGTCCCTACGCAAGCTGATTACTACACCGAGGCAATTTCCATGACGGAGATAAGCGTTCTTGATGTATTGGATGTATCTCCCCTCAAGCAAAATCCCTTGGTTACGAAGGGATTTGCCAATGTGGAGGTAGCGGAAACTGTGACGGGTTATAGAATGAAGAGGCTTTATACGGATGAGGTTATAAGGATTGTGCCCTTGGATTTGCCAACTGTGAGATTTCAAACGCAGGCAATGTTCATCCTCATTCCTTCCCAGATTGAGGAGCAGATAAAGAGAAATTACGATTTGGCTGGTTCTCTTCATGCTTTAGAGCATGCGAGCATTGGTGTGCTTCCCCTCTTCGCTATGTGCGATAGGATGGATATAGGTGGAGTTTCCACTCCCTTTCATCCCGATACCGCTCATCCCTCCGTCTTCATCTACGATGCCTATCCGGGAGGCGTGGGGATAGCCAAGAGGGGTTATGAAAGGGCGGAAGAGCTTTTGGATTTCACCCTAAAGCTGATAAAAGAATGTCCCTGCGAGGAGGGATGTCCCGCTTGTGTGCTATCTCCAAAATGTGGCAACAACAATCAGCCAATGGATAAGAGGGGAGCTATTGCCCTTCTTAGTTCCCTCTTCACTCAACGGTGA
- a CDS encoding iron-containing alcohol dehydrogenase, with translation MNFSVRLPQIVFGRGKLAEASIFCEQLGKKGFIVTGRASAKKSGALESLLVSLSQRGIEATIFSVKPEPSVEDVDRARELAKGSDFIIGLGGGSALDAAKATAGLINERYPTSRFLFSEAEITQPPLPIVAIPTTAGTGSEVTQVSVLIGEKDGKRIKSSIHHPNLLPRYAILDPSLTLTCPPSLTASAGADALSHCVESFFSSSAHPLSDAIAMQGINLILKNLKRAVEEGDYGSREGMLLGSLMGGIALSLAHLGAVHALAHSLGALKGIPHGVACGIFLPSVLRFNLPCIEEKMEILSRNLGISPKSFVEEISSLLASIGIPNNLRDVGVKGEEVEVIVKGCAYSRSLKYNPRKASQEDLLSIVQSLL, from the coding sequence ATGAATTTTAGCGTTAGGCTTCCGCAGATTGTTTTCGGAAGAGGAAAGCTTGCGGAAGCTTCTATATTTTGTGAACAACTTGGTAAGAAAGGATTCATCGTAACAGGGAGAGCATCCGCTAAAAAAAGCGGTGCGCTGGAGAGCTTACTTGTATCTTTATCGCAAAGAGGTATAGAGGCAACTATATTTTCTGTTAAACCCGAACCATCCGTTGAGGATGTTGACAGAGCGAGGGAATTGGCAAAGGGAAGTGATTTTATAATCGGGCTCGGGGGCGGAAGTGCCTTAGATGCAGCGAAAGCAACCGCTGGTTTAATTAATGAAAGATATCCAACTTCCCGTTTCCTCTTTTCTGAAGCGGAGATAACCCAACCTCCCCTACCCATCGTCGCCATTCCCACAACAGCAGGGACGGGAAGTGAAGTGACTCAGGTCAGCGTTTTGATTGGGGAGAAGGACGGTAAAAGGATAAAAAGCTCTATCCATCATCCCAATCTCCTCCCCCGCTACGCGATTTTAGACCCTAGTCTCACTTTAACCTGTCCACCTTCCCTCACAGCCTCAGCGGGAGCCGATGCCCTCTCCCATTGCGTTGAGTCTTTCTTTTCCAGCTCCGCCCATCCCTTATCTGATGCGATAGCTATGCAGGGAATTAACCTAATTTTGAAGAATCTGAAGAGGGCCGTTGAGGAAGGGGATTATGGAAGCCGGGAAGGAATGCTTCTCGGAAGTCTAATGGGAGGGATAGCCCTTTCACTTGCCCATTTAGGAGCTGTCCATGCCCTTGCCCATTCCTTAGGTGCCCTGAAGGGAATTCCGCACGGTGTAGCCTGCGGAATATTTCTTCCAAGCGTTTTGCGATTTAACCTCCCGTGTATAGAGGAAAAAATGGAGATTTTATCCCGAAATCTTGGCATTTCCCCTAAATCCTTTGTGGAAGAGATAAGTTCTCTTTTAGCTTCAATAGGGATTCCCAATAATTTGAGGGATGTGGGGGTAAAAGGGGAAGAAGTAGAGGTAATCGTCAAGGGATGTGCATATTCCCGCTCTCTGAAATATAATCCGAGAAAAGCCTCTCAGGAGGACCTTCTCTCAATAGTTCAATCTCTTTTGTGA
- the tatC gene encoding twin-arginine translocase subunit TatC: protein MKEMDFWEHLDELRVRLIRCIIYVGIGASVIWYFYPYIFNLLTLPIKPFLEEMKGRFVVVGVTEPFVIKMEFSLIVGAVVAAPPILFELWSFFSPAFSPSEKRGAKLVVFPSVILFFAGVVFAYFIIPPGFKFLLQQSPPDVTPFLSINNYLMLLAKMFIAFGAVFQLPLISMLLAGLGIINTRMLISKWREIIVGIFVVGAIITPSVDVITLLIVSVPIVFLYTLSVFLTFIVERRRSKVAEANH from the coding sequence ATGAAAGAAATGGACTTTTGGGAACACTTAGACGAGTTAAGGGTGCGTCTCATTCGCTGCATAATCTATGTGGGGATAGGTGCGAGCGTTATATGGTATTTTTACCCTTATATCTTTAATCTCTTAACCCTTCCCATTAAACCCTTCCTTGAGGAGATGAAAGGGCGCTTCGTTGTAGTTGGGGTAACGGAGCCGTTCGTGATAAAGATGGAGTTTTCCTTGATAGTGGGAGCGGTTGTAGCTGCTCCTCCCATTTTATTTGAATTATGGAGCTTTTTCTCTCCTGCCTTTAGCCCGAGCGAAAAAAGAGGGGCTAAGCTGGTAGTTTTCCCTTCCGTTATTCTCTTCTTTGCCGGCGTTGTCTTCGCCTACTTCATCATCCCTCCCGGCTTCAAGTTCCTCCTCCAGCAGAGCCCTCCCGATGTCACACCTTTCCTCAGCATAAACAACTATTTAATGCTTTTGGCGAAGATGTTCATTGCGTTTGGCGCTGTCTTCCAACTCCCCTTAATCTCTATGCTCCTGGCTGGTTTAGGGATAATAAACACAAGGATGCTCATAAGCAAATGGAGGGAGATAATAGTTGGCATATTCGTAGTTGGAGCGATAATTACTCCTTCCGTTGATGTTATAACCCTTTTGATTGTCTCTGTTCCCATCGTCTTTTTGTATACCTTAAGCGTTTTCCTCACTTTCATTGTGGAGCGGAGGAGAAGCAAGGTTGCTGAAGCAAATCATTGA
- a CDS encoding creatininase family protein: MESIYFADKSWPELAEAIEKNTLLILPIGTIEEHGRHLPVSTDSVIVSKIAEGAAERLKEKIPILVLPTLWTGYSAKEMTRWPGTIRVNPLVLIQLIHDILASLIEMGFKKVIILDGHGHHRGIIEVALRQIGDEYGVYPASISPAGLSASLYSKIRKSKIGGSIHGGEWETSLMLYFKQPVNKDEFTNEDVMRYHSEFVPGDNFVSGKGVFWSTWGIQKSKTGIYGDPTCASEETGKLIYEEIVEKLCKFIEEFYARD, from the coding sequence ATGGAATCAATCTATTTCGCCGATAAGAGTTGGCCGGAATTGGCGGAAGCAATTGAAAAGAACACCCTCCTAATCTTGCCTATCGGGACAATTGAGGAGCATGGGCGACATCTTCCAGTTTCCACGGATAGCGTGATTGTGAGCAAGATAGCAGAGGGAGCAGCGGAAAGATTGAAGGAGAAGATACCCATCCTCGTCCTCCCAACATTGTGGACAGGCTACTCCGCTAAGGAGATGACTCGCTGGCCAGGAACGATTAGGGTAAATCCCCTCGTCTTAATTCAGCTTATCCACGACATCCTTGCCTCTCTCATAGAAATGGGCTTCAAGAAAGTAATAATCTTGGATGGGCATGGTCATCATAGGGGTATAATAGAGGTAGCTTTGCGACAAATTGGAGACGAATATGGCGTCTATCCCGCAAGCATTAGCCCGGCGGGTCTCAGCGCTTCCCTTTACAGCAAAATAAGGAAATCAAAAATCGGCGGAAGCATTCACGGAGGGGAATGGGAAACATCCTTGATGCTTTACTTCAAACAACCAGTGAATAAAGACGAATTCACAAACGAGGATGTAATGCGTTACCATTCCGAATTCGTCCCAGGCGATAACTTCGTTTCGGGCAAGGGAGTTTTTTGGTCAACTTGGGGGATACAGAAGAGCAAAACAGGCATATACGGCGACCCAACTTGCGCAAGCGAGGAAACGGGAAAATTAATTTATGAGGAGATAGTAGAAAAGCTCTGCAAATTCATAGAGGAATTTTATGCGAGGGATTAG
- a CDS encoding D-lyxose/D-mannose family sugar isomerase: MKADWTEEKELKEEKGKILREAEGIISKWGLKMPKTVCLVLDFGLADFYNQGLVEFWVANEEKEGYCGKFLFLFENQTCPTHFHKFKHETFFIVKGKVKMKANGEEFIMAEGDVFPMKQGTLHSFQAIEGPALILEVSKPCVPKDSIFEDERIGEL; the protein is encoded by the coding sequence ATGAAAGCAGATTGGACTGAGGAAAAGGAATTAAAAGAAGAAAAGGGGAAGATTCTAAGGGAAGCGGAGGGAATCATCTCCAAATGGGGATTGAAGATGCCGAAAACGGTTTGCCTTGTCTTGGATTTCGGATTGGCAGATTTCTACAATCAAGGATTAGTTGAGTTCTGGGTTGCGAACGAAGAGAAGGAAGGATACTGCGGAAAGTTCCTCTTCCTATTTGAAAATCAAACATGCCCTACCCATTTCCATAAATTCAAACACGAAACCTTCTTCATTGTGAAAGGGAAGGTGAAGATGAAAGCTAATGGGGAAGAATTCATAATGGCGGAGGGAGATGTGTTCCCTATGAAGCAGGGCACTCTTCATTCCTTTCAAGCCATTGAGGGTCCTGCTCTCATTCTTGAGGTTTCAAAGCCCTGCGTTCCCAAGGACAGCATCTTTGAGGATGAAAGGATAGGTGAACTGTGA